From the Nodularia sp. NIES-3585 genome, one window contains:
- a CDS encoding TolB family protein yields MKRLTPKCWLQRPIHWSLVFSFASLLLSCNSKEIPTGSTSLNSRYTEEQPALSGNGRFLAFISNRNGSHQLLVYDLTEQRFVRTPGLNRPRTIAESPSLSYTGRYIAYLTSEQGRPVVSLYDRATQKSQIITPTYRGWVRNPGISPDGRYVVFETASRGQWDIEVLDRGPSIELDIPSGASVN; encoded by the coding sequence GTGAAAAGACTTACGCCTAAATGTTGGCTCCAAAGACCAATTCATTGGAGCCTAGTTTTTAGCTTTGCTAGTTTATTGTTATCTTGTAATTCCAAGGAAATACCCACAGGGTCTACTTCTCTCAACAGTCGCTATACTGAGGAGCAACCAGCTTTAAGTGGAAATGGGCGCTTTTTAGCGTTTATATCTAATCGCAATGGTAGTCATCAACTGTTGGTCTATGACTTGACAGAACAACGGTTTGTTCGCACACCAGGCTTAAATAGACCCCGAACAATTGCTGAAAGTCCGAGTTTGAGCTATACGGGGCGTTACATTGCCTATTTGACAAGTGAGCAAGGTAGACCTGTTGTGTCACTTTACGATCGCGCTACGCAAAAGTCACAAATTATTACTCCCACTTATCGCGGCTGGGTGAGAAATCCGGGAATTAGCCCAGATGGACGTTATGTTGTGTTTGAAACCGCTAGTCGTGGTCAGTGGGATATTGAAGTTTTAGACCGGGGACCGAGTATTGAGTTAGATATTCCCAGTGGTGCAAGTGTTAATTAA
- a CDS encoding TolB family protein, with protein sequence MTNQTIFIPIFVASLGLLGGCVGYPRLANYPFDPGGRSLNSPASELNPQISGRYIVFTSDRRGSQDVYMFDTLTRRLVDLPGLNSLDTIASHPSVAENGRYIAFAASRQGRSTIFLYDRETRQSRNLTNNLPAEVRNPTISADGRRIAFEYSNNGQWDVLVYEQSGQRLNIAQDPR encoded by the coding sequence ATGACTAATCAAACTATTTTTATACCTATATTTGTTGCTAGTTTGGGCTTATTGGGTGGCTGTGTTGGCTATCCTCGTCTGGCAAATTATCCTTTTGATCCTGGTGGTCGGAGTCTTAACAGTCCAGCTTCGGAACTAAATCCCCAAATTTCTGGGAGATATATTGTTTTTACAAGCGATCGCCGGGGGAGTCAAGATGTTTATATGTTTGATACCTTGACTCGGCGTTTGGTAGATTTACCGGGTTTAAATTCTTTAGATACTATCGCTTCTCATCCAAGTGTGGCTGAAAATGGTCGCTACATTGCCTTTGCAGCTAGTCGTCAGGGGCGATCTACTATTTTTCTCTATGACCGAGAAACCAGACAATCAAGAAATTTAACGAATAATTTGCCAGCCGAAGTCCGCAACCCCACTATTAGCGCTGATGGTCGGAGGATTGCTTTTGAGTATAGTAACAATGGGCAATGGGATGTTTTGGTTTATGAACAATCTGGACAAAGGTTGAATATAGCTCAAGATCCCCGTTAG